One Nerophis lumbriciformis linkage group LG19, RoL_Nlum_v2.1, whole genome shotgun sequence DNA segment encodes these proteins:
- the metap1d gene encoding methionine aminopeptidase 1D, mitochondrial isoform X1 produces the protein MASSGAGRLVRRSGAGGLLGRVHCLQQRGSSPLPLCQQHGRFFWEKWKKAHSHSVVGPATVRPAYAVPKHIVRPDYVSTGLVPEWPDYVEIHNPEQIQGLARACQLARHVLLLAGHNLKVGMTTDEIDFIVHQETIRHNAYPSPLRYGGFPKSVCTSVNNVVCHGIPDSRPLADGDIINVDVTVYLDGYHGDTSETFLIGQVDEVGRRLVETARRCRDEAVAVCKPGAQLCVIGNTISEIAQASGFQVCPYFIGHGIGSHFHCHPEIWHHANDNDMTMEEGMAFTIEPILMEGSPEFRILQDKWTAVSTDQKRSAQFEHTLVVTSDAVQVLTKLPEENKL, from the exons ATGGCGTCCTCCGGCGCTGGCCGACTAGTAAGAAGATCAG GAGCGGGTGGTCTTCTTGGAAGGGTGCACTGTCTTCAACAGCGGGGGTCTTCCCCACTGCCACTGTGTCAGCAACATGGCCGCTTCTTCTGGGAGAAGTGGAAGAAGGCCCACTCTCACAGTGTAGTTGGCCCTGCTACTGTACGACCTGCTTACGCAGTACCAAAG CACATTGTGCGCCCAGATTACGTCAGCACAGGACTGGTCCCAGAATGGCCGGACTACGTAGAAATCCACAATCCAGAGCAGATCCAAGGCCTGGCCAGAGCCTGCCAGTTAGCCCGACATGTGCTGCTACTAGCCGGACACAATCTGAAA gttGGTATGACAACAGATGAAATAGACTTCATTGTACATCAGGAGACTATCCGGCATAACGCCTACCCCTCCCCTCTTAGATACGGGGGTTTCCCAAAATCTGTTTGTACGTCTGTGAACAACGTGGTGTGTCATGGCATACCTGACAG TCGGCCGCTTGCAGACGGTGATATCATCAACGTCGATGTCACT GTGTATTTGGATGGTTACCATGGCGACACATCGGAAACCTTCTTAATTGGCCAGGTGGATGAGGTTGGGCGGCGACTGGTTGAAACGGCGAGGCGCTGCAGAGATGAAGCTGTCGCAGTTTGCAAGCCGGGTGCACAGCTTTGTGTCATTGGGAACACTATtag TGAAATTGCTCAAGCAAGTGGATTCCAGGTGTGTCCTTATTTCATTGGACACGGCATCGGCTCCCACTTCCATTGCCACCCTGAGATCTGGCACCATG CCAACGATAACGACATGACCATGGAAGAAGGCATGGCCTTCACCATAG AACCCATACTGATGGAGGGCTCTCCAGAGTTTAGAATACTGCAAGATAAGTGGACTGCAGTGTCCACAGACCAGAAAAG GTCGGCTCAGTTCGAACACACGCTGGTAGTTACGTCTGACGCAGTGCAAGTTCTCACCAAGTTGCCAGAGGAGAACAAGCTGTGA
- the metap1d gene encoding methionine aminopeptidase 1D, mitochondrial isoform X2: protein MTTDEIDFIVHQETIRHNAYPSPLRYGGFPKSVCTSVNNVVCHGIPDSRPLADGDIINVDVTVYLDGYHGDTSETFLIGQVDEVGRRLVETARRCRDEAVAVCKPGAQLCVIGNTISEIAQASGFQVCPYFIGHGIGSHFHCHPEIWHHANDNDMTMEEGMAFTIEPILMEGSPEFRILQDKWTAVSTDQKRSAQFEHTLVVTSDAVQVLTKLPEENKL, encoded by the exons ATGACAACAGATGAAATAGACTTCATTGTACATCAGGAGACTATCCGGCATAACGCCTACCCCTCCCCTCTTAGATACGGGGGTTTCCCAAAATCTGTTTGTACGTCTGTGAACAACGTGGTGTGTCATGGCATACCTGACAG TCGGCCGCTTGCAGACGGTGATATCATCAACGTCGATGTCACT GTGTATTTGGATGGTTACCATGGCGACACATCGGAAACCTTCTTAATTGGCCAGGTGGATGAGGTTGGGCGGCGACTGGTTGAAACGGCGAGGCGCTGCAGAGATGAAGCTGTCGCAGTTTGCAAGCCGGGTGCACAGCTTTGTGTCATTGGGAACACTATtag TGAAATTGCTCAAGCAAGTGGATTCCAGGTGTGTCCTTATTTCATTGGACACGGCATCGGCTCCCACTTCCATTGCCACCCTGAGATCTGGCACCATG CCAACGATAACGACATGACCATGGAAGAAGGCATGGCCTTCACCATAG AACCCATACTGATGGAGGGCTCTCCAGAGTTTAGAATACTGCAAGATAAGTGGACTGCAGTGTCCACAGACCAGAAAAG GTCGGCTCAGTTCGAACACACGCTGGTAGTTACGTCTGACGCAGTGCAAGTTCTCACCAAGTTGCCAGAGGAGAACAAGCTGTGA